A single Plasmodium malariae genome assembly, chromosome: 6 DNA region contains:
- the NPL4 gene encoding nuclear protein localization protein 4, putative: MSGIIVRLRCEIGLYRIEVDKNKKLIDLKKKIEELLNVPTEKQELFLLENPNEALSDDACTLSTYKIQNGSIVQLRSKVKPIANKKREERNEGMKGSNPSKTSLQNEPVSKNSYFEEKSQKKMVNDDKGGTDFNGKKEIDNKSNKKSENEPNFKSFDYFLKLRGYNTTDLPLNLAYKSVYLIKGQFNKIPLSITLKHQEYRHVDHLELMNVEEIKNFVNYWCFTNNMFEQRAGWMYGYYKEDTHYNLGIRAVCECIYEPPQINENNKIKLLSDDFIDSVDLIAERLGLERIGWIFTHLPRKEYLTSDEVVHIAKLQLANIKKNMHYTNYSVSNFITCTISPDPMLSNEPVTNAFMVSDLGMALIRDNLIEENQTDPSHVQLRNPNKNELLPQILEGGKETNKFDTDWFIVRVNESAPKNIRSIFKNFHFPRENRVNAQTVFDVKEYFASTKLERGTNGNFRCSDFHLILFVSKVLDIETALALCDAALNKKEIDPIMEEILTSVKV; encoded by the coding sequence ATGAGTGGAATAATTGTAAGACTCAGATGCGAAATCGGGCTGTATCGCATCGAGGTggataaaaacaaaaaactaATCGAtttgaagaagaaaatagaAGAGCTGTTAAATGTGCCTACGGAAAAGCAAGAATTGTTCCTACTTGAAAATCCAAACGAAGCTTTATCAGATGATGCATGTACATTGAGcacatataaaatacaaaatggGAGTATTGTTCAGCTAAGAAGTAAAGTAAAACCGATagctaataaaaaaagggaagaaCGAAATGAAGGAATGAAAGGTAGCAACCCTAGTAAAACGTCTTTACAGAATGAACCAGTTagtaaaaattcatattttgaaGAGAAaagccaaaaaaaaatggtgaATGATGATAAAGGGGGAACAGAttttaatggaaaaaaagagatagATAATAAATCAAATAAGAAAAGCGAAAATGAACCAAATTTTAAATCGtttgattattttttaaaattgagGGGGTATAATACGACAGATCTTCCTCTAAATCTAGCTTACAAGTcggtatatttaataaaagggcaatttaataaaattccATTAAGTATAACATTAAAACACCAGGAATATAGACATGTAGATCATTTAGAACTAATGAATGTAGAagagataaaaaattttgtcaACTATTGGTGTTTTACCAATAATATGTTTGAACAAAGAGCTGGATGGATGTATGGTTATTATAAAGAAGATACACACTACAATTTAGGAATAAGAGCAGTATGTGAGTGCATATATGAACCTCCacaaattaatgaaaataataaaataaaacttctCTCAGACGATTTTATCGATTCTGTTGATTTAATTGCGGAAAGATTAGGTTTAGAAAGAATTGGTTGGATCTTTACACATTTACCaagaaaagaatatttaacaTCAGATGAGGTAGTACATATAGCTAAATTACAGCTagctaatataaaaaaaaatatgcattatacaaattatagTGTATCAAACTTTATTACATGTACTATATCACCAGATCCAATGTTAAGTAATGAACCTGTAACTAATGCTTTTATGGTGTCGGATTTAGGAATGGCATTAATTAGAGACAATTTAATTGAAGAAAATCAAACAGACCCTTCACATGTACAGTTAAGAAAtccaaataaaaatgaattactACCACAAATTTTAGAAGGCGGAAAAGAAACCAATAAGTTTGATACTGACTGGTTTATTGTACGTGTTAATGAATCCGCACCCAAAAATATTCgatctatttttaaaaattttcatttcccTAGAGAAAATAGAGTTAATGCACAAACTGTTTTTGATGTCAAAGAGTATTTTGCAAGTACTAAACTGGAAAGAGGTACCAACGGAAATTTTAGATGTTCAGATTTtcatcttattttatttgtatctAAAGTTCTAGATATTGAAACAGCACTTGCTTTATGTGATGCTGCattaaacaaaaaggaaattgATCCAATAATGGAGGAGATTCTTACCTCCGTGAAAGTCTAA
- the CAF40 gene encoding cell differentiation protein, putative: MMNNDGLINAHKMNNSSSMSNMNSMNSVNKGNSLNSRNSMYHHHNANTSSLNHSNFAHNNSSVVPGNNMNHGNMQNIINNNINTHGMGVHNMNSHGMGVHNMNSHGMGAHSMNGHSMSGHSMNIHSMNNIAGGVNGVNTMGNMGGVSSVHSMNNISSVGGVGNVGGVGNVGGVGNVGGVSSVGGVSSVGGVSSVGNVGGVSNVGGVSNVGGVSNVGGVGGVHSMNSKSYSDIPSNDQSNNNLTGNTHLNNMAHIRGGTNEDEEKKKVYQLVFDLCFSEKRENALLELSRKRETYHDIAPVLWNSFGTITTLLQEIVSIYPQLSPPLLTTSSSNRVCNSLALLQCVASHPETKQHFLNAHIPLFLYPFLNAESKNRPFEYLRLTSLGVIGALVKVDNPDVINFLLQTEIIPLCLRIMETGNELSKTVATFIVQKILIDEVGLNYICATPERFYAVSTVLSNMVNSLVDNPSSRLLKHIVRCYLRLSENPRALEALKYCLPESLRHINKAFIPCLKEDPYTKKWLLQLLYNINSHEEGTTNASANNLSTQSGGSQTGGNHNVSSNQVGSYIVGNHNVNVNIVNSCLSKNSYNNLNVVASNMNEGNAAHNNVSNVGISSGASGGTNSSSNNTFKDKLNSKSVINSNSNNAISNENKVSNNVLSSSTTNDSSKGSPNDLPNNVLSTAPCNIPNNASDNNPKANAPNTHDNNISNNSIASSTNSSNNSNNGNKKNNSNSNNSSNNSSISSNNSNINDNSNSNDNSNSIDNSNSNDNNGSHNNGSHNNGSNNSSSNNNGSNNNSSNNNGSNNNSSNNNSSNNNSSNNNSSNNNSSNNNSSHSSNSNNNINKSKQ; the protein is encoded by the coding sequence atgaTGAACAACGATGGTTTAATAAATGcacataaaatgaataactCGAGCAGTATGAGTAATATGAACAGCATGAACAGTGTTAACAAAGGAAATAGCCTGAACAGTAGAAATAGCATGTATCACCACCATAACGCAAATACAAGTAGTCTTAACCATAGCAACTTTGCTCATAACAACTCGTCAGTGGTACCGGGAAATAATATGAATCATggaaatatgcaaaatattataaataacaatataaacaCTCATGGTATGGGCGTACACAATATGAATAGCCATGGCATGGGTGTACACAATATGAACAGCCATGGTATGGGTGCTCATAGTATGAACGGCCATAGTATGAGTGGTCACAGTATGAACATTCACAGCATGAACAATATTGCTGGCGGTGTTAATGGCGTAAATACCATGGGAAACATGGGCGGTGTTAGCAGTGTGCACAGCATGAACAATATAAGCAGTGTTGGCGGTGTTGGCAATGTTGGAGGTGTTGGCAATGTTGGAGGTGTTGGCAATGTTGGAGGTGTTAGCAGTGTTGGCGGTGTTAGCAGTGTTGGCGGTGTTAGCAGTGTTGGTAATGTTGGAGGTGTTAGCAATGTTGGAGGTGTTAGCAATGTTGGAGGTGTTAGCAATGTTGGCGGTGTTGGAGGCGTACACAGTATGAACAGCAAAAGCTACAGTGATATACCCTCGAACGATCAAAGTAACAACAACCTGACAGGTAACACTCATTTGAATAATATGGCACATATTCGTGGTGGTACAAATGAAGatgaggaaaagaaaaaggtaTATCAGTTAGTGTTTGATTTATGTTTCTCTGAAAAACGAGAAAATGCATTACTTGAGTTATCAAGGAAAAGAGAAACATATCATGATATCGCACCAGTATTATGGAATTCTTTTGGTACTATAACAACATTATTACAAGAGATAGTGTCAATATATCCACAGTTATCACCGCCATTATTAACTACATCATCATCTAATAGAGTATGTAATTCATTAGCATTGCTACAGTGTGTCGCATCCCATCCAGAAACAAAACAACATTTTTTGAATGCACATATACCCTTATTTCTTTATCCATTTCTAAACGCTGAGTCAAAAAATAGACCATTTGAATATTTGCGTTTAACATCATTAGGTGTAATAGGTGCATTAGTTAAAGTAGATAACCCAgatgttattaattttttattacaaacAGAAATTATCCCTTTATGTTTGCGAATAATGGAGACAGGAAATGAGTTGTCAAAAACAGTAGCTACATTTATTGTTCAAAAAATTCTTATAGATGAAGTTggtttaaattatatttgtgCTACTCCTGAAAGATTTTATGCTGTATCTACTGTTCTATCAAATATGGTTAATTCTTTAGTTGATAATCCGTCATCAAGATTACTGAAACACATTGTGCGTTGTTATTTAAGACTGTCTGAAAACCCTAGAGCGTTAGAAGctttaaaatattgtttaCCTGAATCACTTAGACATATTAATAAAGCTTTTATTCCTTGCTTAAAAGAAGATCCATATACCAAAAAATGGCTACTACAGCTGCTTTACAATATAAATAGCCATGAGGAGGGTACCACTAACGCCAGTGCTAATAATTTGAGCACACAAAGTGGTGGAAGTCAGACTGGGGGTAACCATAATGTTAGCAGTAACCAGGTTGGTAGTTACATTGTTGGAAACCATAATGTAAATGTTAACATTGTTAACAGCTGCTTGTCGAAAAACAGTTACAACAATTTGAACGTTGTTGCTTCTAATATGAATGAAGGTAATGCTGCACACAACAACGTTAGTAATGTTGGTATTAGCAGCGGTGCTAGTGGAGGTACTAACAGTAGTAGTAACAACACGTTTAAGGACAAATTAAATAGCAAAAGCGTAATAAACTCAAACAGCAATAATGCTATTAGTAATGAAAACAAAGTTAGTAACAATGTGTTATCGAGTAGTACCACAAATGACTCCTCAAAGGGCTCTCCAAATGATCTACCGAACAATGTACTCAGTACTGCTCCATGCAACATTCCAAATAATGCTTCCGACAACAATCCCAAGGCAAATGCACCGAACACAcatgataataatatcagTAATAATAGCATCGCCAGCAGCACGAATAGCagcaataatagtaataatggtaataagaagaataatagcaatagtaaCAACAGTAGCAATAATAGCAGTATTAGCAGTAATAACAGCAATATCAATGATAACAGCAATAGCAATGATAACAGCAATAGCATTGATAACAGTAATAGCAATGATAACAATGGCAGTCATAACAATGGCAGTCATAACAATGGAAGTAATAACAGTAGCAGTAATAACAATGgcagtaataacaatagcagtaataacaatggcagtaataacaatagcagtaataacaatagcagtaataacaatagcagtaataacaatagcagtaataacaatagcagtaataacaatagcagTCATAGcagtaatagcaataataacattaataaaagtaagcagtag
- the SUB1 gene encoding subtilisin-like protease 1, putative, giving the protein MLFLRKGRKLSTYLSTVTLLIIFAISKCDASSNVEKKEQDDVHKIISELRFLEKVETILEHSNMGVSDIEADENAYNPDKDAPKEEMEKLILKETEVDGSNNLRKSKIPEKELIKKKKNLRLIVSENHSTSPSFFEESLLEEEVVSFLQSKGKLSNLKNIKSLIIDLNNDTSDEELEKYIKKLEEKGAHVESDKLVGADDIDLKYIKDAVRKGKKFINFKKHNNNNMLEVENKIENYYDDMPEIINSYSDAQKGNVLKVGESPSFASSTSSSSSSYKFNDEFRNLQWGLDLARLDETQELINKNRTRETKICVIDSGIDYNHPDLKKNIDINLTELYGKAGVDDDNNGIVDDIFGANFVNKTGDPMDDNYHGTHVTGIISAVGNNGIGIVGVDDNSKIIVCKALDHHKLGRLADMFKCIDYCISRKADMINGSFSFDEYSGIFNSSVEYLRSLGILFFVSASNCTHEKSSKPDIAKCDLSVNNRYPPVLSTMYDNVIAVANLKRDLNDNYSLSENSFYSNIYCQVAAPGTNIYSTAPSNTYRKLNGTSMASPHVAAIASLIYSINPNLSYRQIVDILKSSVKKLPSVKSKVAWGGYIDIYEAVVAAINSKTHYIKSQSWFSWKKNKRG; this is encoded by the coding sequence ATGCTGTTCTTAAGAAAAGGAAGGAAACTATCCACTTACCTTTCCACCGTAACCTTGTTGATAATATTTGCGATATCGAAATGTGACGCTTCTTCAAATGTAGAAAAGAAGGAACAAGATGATGTGCATAAGATTATAAGCGAATTGCGTTTTTTAGAAAAAGTAGAAACGATTTTAGAACATAGTAACATGGGTGTATCTGATATTGAGGCAGATGAAAATGCCTATAATCCAGATAAAGATGCTCCAAAggaagaaatggaaaaattaatattgaAAGAGACTGAAGTTGATGGAAGCAATAATTTACGAAAGAGTAAAATACCGGAAAAAGAGttaattaagaaaaagaaaaatttacgTCTAATAGTTAGTGAAAATCATTCAACTAGTCCTTCCTTTTTTGAAGAATCACTTTTAGAAGAAGAAGTAGTATCTTTCCTACAGAGTAAAGGGAAATtatcaaatttaaaaaatataaaatcttTAATTATAGACTTAAATAATGACACATCTGATGAGGAATTagaaaagtatataaaaaagttggAAGAGAAGGGGGCTCATGTAGAATCAGATAAATTAGTAGGAGCAGATGATATcgatttaaaatatattaaagatgcagtaagaaaaggaaaaaagttcattaattttaaaaagcacaacaataataatatgttagaagtagaaaataaaatagagaaTTACTATGATGATATGCCTGAAATCATTAATAGTTATTCGGATGCTCAAAAAGGAAATGTGCTAAAAGTAGGTGAATCACCTTCATTCGCATCATCCACATCATCCTCATCATCGTCCTATAAATTCAATGATGAATTTAGAAATCTTCAATGGGGTTTAGATTTAGCTCGATTAGATGAAACACaagaattaattaataagaatAGAACAAGAGAAACTAAAATATGTGTAATAGATAGTGGTATAGATTATAATCATCCagatttgaaaaaaaatattgacaTAAATTTAACTGAATTATATGGTAAAGCAGGTGTAGATGATGATAACAATGGAATTGTTGATGATATTTTTGGAgctaattttgtaaataaaacTGGAGATCCTATGGATGATAATTATCATGGTACACATGTTACAGGTATTATATCAGCTGTAGGAAATAATGGAATAGGTATAGTAGGTGTAGATGATAATTCTAAAATAATAGTATGTAAAGCTTTAGATCATCATAAATTAGGTAGGTTAGCAGATATGTTTAAATGTATTGACTACTGTATTAGTAGAAAAGCTGATATGATTAATGGTAGTTTTTCATTTGATGAATATAGtggtatttttaattcttccgTTGAATACCTTAGATCTTTaggtatattattttttgtttctgcTAGTAATTGTACACATGAAAAATCATCCAAACCTGATATAGCCAAATGTGATTTATCTGTTAATAATAGATACCCCCCTGTACTATCAACAATGTATGATAATGTTATTGCTGTAGCTAACTTAAAAAGAgatttaaatgataattattctttatcTGAAAACTctttttatagtaatatttaCTGTCAAGTTGCAGCACCTGGAactaatatttattctacTGCTCCATCTAATACTTATAGAAAATTAAACGGTACATCTATGGCTTCTCCTCATGTTGCTGCCATTGCTTCACTCATTTATTCAATTAATCCTAACTTATCTTATAGACAAATTGTAGATATATTGAAAAGTTCTGTTAAGAAACTTCCTTCTGTTAAGTCAAAAGTTGCATGGGGTGGTTACATTGATATCTATGAGGCGGTCGTAGCTGCTATCAATTCTAAAACCCACTATATCAAATCGCAGTCCTGGTTTAGCTGGAAGAAGAACAAAAGGGGCTAG
- the PmUG01_06017500 gene encoding conserved Plasmodium protein, unknown function, with product MNFSGGDLTPIEPPNSIFSTEHRRWQNERNNKDCNNELLLKVIKNEMSYKQLPSKILLMTSKIYNIKNLFDEFSKDKKISKILQECGSYTYLKNLNTVIFTIHENADETYMPSFLQLLINNDVCIEFDQSVEAVGE from the coding sequence atgaatttttctGGGGGAGATTTAACACCTATTGAACCACCCAATAGTATATTTTCCACTGAACATCGAAGGTGGCAAAATGAAAGAAACAATAAAGATTGTAACAATGAGCTTCTGTTAAAAGTAATTAAAAACGAAATGAGTTATAAACAGTTACCTTCGAAAATTTTATTGATGACTTCTAagatttataatataaaaaatctcTTTGATGAATTTTCgaaggataaaaaaatttcaaaaattctTCAGGAATGTGGAAGTTACacatatttgaaaaatctGAATACGGTCATATTTACAATTCATGAAAATGCGGACGAAACATACATGCCGAGCTTTTTACAACTCCTTATAAACAATGATGTGTGCATAGAGTTCGATCAGAGTGTGGAAGCTGTAGGTGAATAA
- the PmUG01_06017600 gene encoding conserved Plasmodium protein, unknown function has protein sequence MPLLNQKLVYAVVVILFYNLVAFLLLNEAFHFTYKIYAQQHVNQSVRNEYLGDTLSNKLYNYSGRSLSIPRFVQIKFKNNEDRKDKEKKNEEYLSEDYPIERCEYENGSKQGDENIFSKFYRSIKSFFGITSSSKKRCMHYEYLKHFNENISYMMENHVSIESTSVCLVGTGIDINDSLIKHFLKKRSSSGISKNDGNSINRYSDNNGYEFSYAKFNSAEKEDTPYYGINTEKCNTKNYSNCESTDLEDINNHGSYIANTIIQADLLKKKGVFKKNVDIVICKAFGEKGKNNSPLVPLIKCLEYCKMRRVKIIHISYNIYDVNDKLMEIMEELKELQIIVVVPSQQVYSKSKKQREGENHPDEHTMGYLFPSSLSDKFENVFSIGSLLHYWEGRSSSVSSNLLGMMKLLNRGNERESYYTEKNTTLFNFFYKKESIMGKGSRNMSDEYNYASSSFVNTLVTMLNINPRLTMKRIKNILKNSILKKKKLKGLCKWGGVLNLVKVFSYSLKERKKIYKLFYQELDNKKDEKKTAHNDQENFPQNRISSGEKRNNDEHYHLKRDYDKDDDYENPSTYNNDVIYDSPTIDNKGIIFVDYAKKEDPTTHEEEQKDQLKGEYYSDNELLIRNDKNSIVRNYSEHSGESSVNKGYQVRGDIQNQYYIPYLNKMKHKFRDEQVELTNVPSSSSRIISDMRGRKCKGDAACNMNEDISNSTNVSYPLDNAERGENMSSETHSNHFNVSFMQLPSYNEDELPRYNDHLQGSNHPTQRRMPTGNSVKRFKQKKHIYNTAEEEEQQQQELQLQQQLQQQQQQQQQQLQQPLLQLQQDDSLFSPPSTISPVHNLDYYENKEKGNSFYKNEMDEDTTDYDVSNDWEKNYKSRGGKNFTHFSLPSKQISKNFLEKDLIKVKEYDKPNSKIYHTNRFEQSTDNSLLYHDDVDDVYTSTAPYDMHIGEQLDKIRRRRRSLLIGEGIDNTSRDLYGFPPNGEGKKREGKKRRMDKRHRSKVQKNNLQKMGNRKNGKMKRMEGNLQKGKGKSARRSKISRYRERGKSGIRDRRGRGEQELSQRSKRWRRPSNRTIVNSRLGRRIRKESKYIPDDNIKIRYNTVNENIYKREKSSERYFPKPKQTMTPRRR, from the coding sequence ATGCCCCTACTAAATCAAAAACTGGTGTATGCAGTGGttgtaatacttttttataatctcGTTGCATTTCTACTTCTTAATGAGGCATTTCATTTtacatacaaaatatatgcGCAACAACATGTGAATCAAAGTGTTCGAAATGAATACTTGGGTGATACCCTTTCCAATAAGCTATACAATTACAGTGGTAGAAGTCTTTCTATCCCACGTTTTGttcaaataaaattcaaaaataatgaGGATAGAAAAGataaggaaaagaaaaatgaagagTATCTAAGTGAGGACTACCCTATTGAAAGATGCGAATACGAGAACGGTAGCAAACAAGGagatgaaaatatttttagcaAATTTTACAGATCTATAAAAAGCTTTTTTGGAATTACGTCATCCAGTAAAAAACGATGCATGCATTATGAATATTTGAAACATTTCAACGAAAATATTTCCTATATGATGGAAAATCATGTATCAATTGAAAGCACGTCTGTCTGCTTAGTTGGCACAGGAATTGATATCAACGACAGCTTAATAAAGCACTTTTTGAAAAAACGTAGCAGCAGTGGCATTAGTAAGAATGATGGTAATTCGATCAACCGTTATAGCGACAATAATGGCTATGAATTTTCTTATGCCAAGTTCAACAGTGCAGAGAAGGAAGACACACCCTACTATGGTATTAACACTGAAAAGTgcaatacaaaaaattattcgaATTGTGAGTCGACAGACTTAGAGGATATAAATAATCATGGATCATATATTGCAAATACAATAATACAAGCAgatttactaaaaaaaaaaggagtatttaaaaagaatgtCGACATTGTGATATGTAAAGCGTTTGGTGagaagggaaaaaataattctccTTTAGTACCACTTATTAAGTGCTTAGAATATTGTAAAATGAGAAGAGTTAAAATTATTCACATCAgttacaatatatatgatgtaaatgataaattaatgGAAATTATGGAAGAGTTAAAAGAATTACAAATTATAGTAGTGGTTCCGTCACAACAGGTCTATAGTAAGAGTAAAAAGCAAAGAGAGGGGGAAAATCATCCAGATGAGCATACTATGGGATATTTATTCCCTTCTTCACTCTCCgataaatttgaaaatgtTTTTTCCATTGGATCATTACTGCACTACTGGGAAGGGAGAAGCAGCAGTGTAAGTAGTAATCTGTTAGGAATGATGAAATTATTGAATAGAGGTAATGAAAGAGAGTCGTATTacacagaaaaaaatacgactctatttaattttttctataaaaagGAGAGTATTATGGGAAAAGGCAGTCGAAATATGTCAGATGAATACAACTATGCATCATCATCTTTTGTAAATACATTGGTAACTATGCTAAATATCAACCCTCGATTGACAatgaaaaggataaaaaatattttaaaaaattctattcttaaaaaaaaaaaactaaaggGGTTATGCAAGTGGGGAGGGGTTCTTAATCTAGTGAAAGTGTTTAGCTATTCTTTAaaggagagaaaaaaaatttataaattattttaccaAGAATTAGATAATAAGAAAGATGAAAAGAAAACAGCTCACAATGATCAGGAGAATTTTCCACAAAACAGGATCTCCTCTGGAGAGAAACGCAATAACGATGAGCATTACCACCTTAAGAGGGATTATGACAAAGATGATGATTATGAGAACCCCTCCACTTACAATAATGATGTTATTTATGACAGCCCTACCATTGATAATAAGGGTATAATCTTTGTTGATTAtgcaaaaaaagaagatcCCACAACACATGAAGAAGAGCAAAAAGATCAACTAAAAGGTGAGTACTATAGCGACAATGAGTTGTTGAtaagaaatgataaaaatagcaTAGTTCGAAATTATTCTGAACATTCAGGTGAAAGTAGTGTAAATAAGGGGTACCAAGTGAGAGGCGACATACAAAATCAGTACTATATTCCATATTTGAACAAAATGAAGCACAAATTTAGGGACGAACAAGTTGAGCTGACGAATGTTcctagtagtagtagtagaaTCATAAGCGACATGAGAGGCAGAAAATGCAAAGGCGATGCAGCATGTAACATGAATGAGGATATTAGCAATTCCACCAATGTAAGTTACCCGTTGGACAATGCCGAGAGAGGAGAAAACATGTCTAGTGAAACACATTCCAACCATTTTAATGTTTCTTTTATGCAGTTGCCATCATATAATGAGGATGAACTACCAAGATATAACGATCATTTACAGGGGTCTAATCACCCCACTCAGAGACGAATGCCCACTGGTAACAGTGTAAAGAGGTTTAAACAaaagaaacatatatataatacagcGGAAGAAGAAGAACAGCAACAGCAAGAATTACAACTACAACAACAActacaacaacaacaacaacaacaacaacaacaactaCAACAACCACTACTACAACTGCAACAGGACGACAGTTTGTTTTCCCCTCCGTCGACTATTTCACCTGTACACAACCTTGactattatgaaaataaggaaaaggGGAATTCATTCTATAAGAATGAAATGGATGAAGATACAACTGATTATGATGTTAGTAATGATTGggaaaagaattataaaagtaGAGGGGGGAAAAATTTTACCCATTTTTCTTTGCCATCTAAACAAATTAGCAAAAACTTTTTAGAAAAAGATCTTATAAAGGTAAAAGAGTATGATAAACctaatagtaaaatatatcatacaAATAGATTTGAACAAAGTACAGATAACTCATTATTATATCATGACGATGTAGATGATGTATATACGTCAACTGCGCCATATGACATGCATATAGGGGAGCAGCTGGATAAGATCAGGCGCAGACGGAGGAGCTTACTGATTGGTGAAGGAATAGATAACACCTCCAGAGACCTCTATGGGTTTCCCCCAAATGGGGAGggtaaaaaaagagaaggtAAAAAGAGGCGGATGGACAAGCGACACAGAAGTAAAgtacagaaaaataatttgcaGAAGATGGGAAATAGGAAAAACGGCAAGATGAAACGTATGGAAGGAAATTTACAAAAGGGAAAAGGTAAAAGCGCAAGAAGGAGTAAAATCAGTAGATATAGAGAAAGAGGCAAAAGCGGAATAAGAGATAGACGAGGAAGAGGAGAACAGGAACTAAGTCAAAGATCAAAACGTTGGAGAAGGCCTTCTAACCGTACAATAGTTAATAGTAGGTTAGGTAGAAGGATAAGGAAGGAAAGTAAGTATATCCCAGATgacaatattaaaataagatataaCACAGTGAAcgagaatatatataaaagagaGAAGTCATCAGAGAGGTATTTTCCAAAGCCCAAACAAACAATGACACCAAGGAGGCGGTAG